ACCGGTCGGTCCACGAGCGACAGCGGGCAGTCCTCGGCAGCGCGGGTGCGGTCCCGCTTGGTGCGGTTCGGGGTCCGGGGGAGCCAGGGGGGTATCCCGGCGCTCGAGCCCGTGCTCCAGGCTGTTCGAACGAACCATCCCAAGTCGGACCTGTCGGTCATCGAGCGCGCGTACGTGACCGCGGAGAAGGCCCACCGCGGTCAGCTGCGCAAGAGCGGCGACCCGTACATCACCCACCCGGTCGCGGTCGCGACGATCCTCGCGGACCTCGGTTTCGACGGCGCGACGCTCGCCGCGGCCCTGCTGCACGACACGGTCGAGGACACCGAGTACTCGCTCGAACGCCTCACCGAGGAGTACGGCGAAGAGATCGCCATGCTCGTCGACGGCGTCACCAAGCTCGACAAGGTCAAGTACGGCGACGCGGCGCAGGCCGAGACCGTGCGCAAGATGGTCGTGGCCATGGCCCGTGACATCCGTGTCCTCGTCATCAAGCTCGCCGACCGCCTGCACAACGCCCGGACCTGGAAGTTCGTCCCGTCGTCCTCGGCCGAGCGCAAGGCACGCGAGACGCTCGAGATCTACGCGCCGCTCGCGCACCGCCTCGGCATGAACACCATCAAGTGGGAGCTCGAGGACCTGTCGTTCGCGACGCTCTACCCCAAGGTGTACGAGGAGATCGTGCACCTGGTCGCCGAGCGCGCGCCGGCGCGCGAGGAGTACCTCGCCGTGGTCCGCGAGCAGGTGACCGCAGACCTGCGCACCGCGAAGATCAAGGCGACCGTGACGGGGCGCCCCAAGCACTACTACTCGATCTACCAGAAGATGATCGTGCGCGGGCACGACTTCGCGGAGATCTACGACCTGGTCGGCGCGCGTGTCCTCGTGGACACCGTGCGGGACTGCTACGCGGCGCTCGGCGCCCTGCACGCACGATGGAACCCTGTGCCCGGGCGGTTCAAGGACTACATCGCGATGCCCAAGTTCAACATGTACCAGTCGTTGCACACCACGGTCATCGGTCCCGGCGGCAAGCCCGTCGAGATCCAGATCCGCACGCACGACATGCACCGCCGCGCCGAGTACGGGGTCGCGGCGCACTGGAAGTACAAGGAGGTCGCCAAGTCGAGCGGCGCTCCGGACACCGCCTCGACCGACATGCAGTGGCTGCGCCAGCTCGTCGACTGGCAGCGCGAGACCGCGGACCCCTCGGAGTTCCTCGACTCGCTGCGCTTCGAGATCGGCGGCGCGGAGGTCTACGTCTTCACACCCAAGGGCGACGTCATCGCGCTGCCCGCGGGCTCGACCCCTGTCGACTTCTCCTACGCGGTGCACACCGAGGTCGGCCACCGCACCATGGGTGCGCGCGTCAACGGGCGCCTCGTCCCGCTCGACTCCAAGCTGGAGAACGGCGACGTCGTCGACGTCCTGACGTCCAAGTCGGAGACCGCGGGCCCCAGCCGTGACTGGCTCGCGTTCGTCTCCAGCCCGCGTGCCCGCAACAAGATCCGGCAGTGGTTCTCCAAGGAGCGCCGCGAGGAGGCCGTCGAGCACGGCAAGACCGCGATCGCCAAGGCCATGCGCAAGCAGAACCTGCCGATCCAGCGCCTGCTCAGCCACGAGTCCCTCGTGGGTCTCGCGAACGAGATGCGCTACCCCGACGTCTCGGCGCTGTACGCGGCGATCGGCGAGGGGCAGATCTCGGCCGCGAGCGTCGTGCAGAAGCTCGTGCACGCCATGGGTGGCGAGGACGGCGCGTCCGAGGACCTCGCCGAGGTCGCCCGTCCCGGGCACACGTCCCGCCGACCCCGCACGGGCGACCCGGGTGTGGTCGTCAAGGGCGTGGACGACATCTGGGTCAAGCTCGCCAAGTGCTGCACCCCGGTGCCGGGCGACGAGATCATCGGCTTCATCACGCGCGGTCAGGGCGTCAGCGTCCACCGTGCGGACTGCGCCAACGTCGTGGGCCTGCGCAACCAGCCCGAGCGCATCGTCGAGGTCGACTGGACCACGGGCAGCAACGCCCTGTTCCTCGTGCAGATCCAGGTCGAGGCGCTCGACCGTTCCCGCCTGCTCTCGGACGTGACCCGGGTCCTGTCCGACCACCACGTCAACATCCTGTCCGCGACGGTCTCGACGTCGAACGACCGGGTCGCGATGTCCCGGTTCGTGTTCGAGATGGCCGAGCCCGGGCACCTGGCCACGGTCCTGTCCGCGGTCCGCAAGATCGACGGCGTGTTCGACGTCTACCGCATCACGGGCTCCAAGGCCGCCGAGCAGCCGCCGCTCCCGGCGTAGGGCCGGGCTGGGTACCCCCCGCCCGGCCCGTCCCGACGACGCCGCTGACCACGACGCCGCTCACCACGGGGCCGCCCGGCCCGCGGTGAGCGGCCGTCCCCCGGGGGCCGCGTGCCCAGGCCCCAGCGCCCGTTCGGCGGGTGCCCGCGCGCGGCCGGTGGCAGCATCGGGGCATGGACCTGCCCGTGCTCCCGCCCACGCTGCCCATGCTCGCGAAGTCGGTCTCGGGCGTCCCGGACCCGGACACGGTCGAGGGCGGCCTGGTGTTCGAGCCCAAGTGGGACGGGTTTCGCGCGATCGTCTACCGCGACGGCGACGAGGTCCGCCTCGACAGCCGCAGCGCCAAACCCATGGAGCGCTACTTCCCGGACGTCGTGGCGGCCGTGCTCGACGCCCTGCCCGAGCGGTGCGTGGTCGACGGCGAGATCGTGCTCGCGCAAGGGGGCCGTCTCGACTTCGAGGCCCTCCAGCAGCGCATCCACCCCGCGGCCTCGCGCGTCGCGCGACTGGCCGAGGAGACCCCCGCGAGCCTCGTGGTGTTCGACCTGCTGGCCCTGGGCGACGACGACGTCACGGCCGAGCCGCTGAGCCGACGCCAGGAGCGGCTGGAGGGTCTGGGCCTCGACGGCCCGCACGTGCACCTGACCCCGCGCACGACCGACCGTGCGGTGGCCCAGGAGTGGTTCGCCGTCTTCGAGGGGGCCGGGCTGGACGGGGTCGTCGCCAAGCCGCTCGCGGCGCCCTACCAGCCGAACAAGCGCGCCATGCTCAAGGTCAAGCACGAGCGCACGGCCGACGTCGTGCTCGCCGGGTACCGCCTGCACAAGACCTCGACCCCCGAGGAGCCGCTCGTGGGGTCGCTGCTCCTGGGGCTGTACGACGACGCGGGGTCGCTGCAGTTCGTCGGTGTCGCGGCGTCGTTCCCGCGGGCGCGCCGGGCCGAGCTCGTCTCCGAGCTGGCTCCCCTCGTGCTCGACCCGGACGACCCGGACGGCCGGGACGCAGGCGAGCACCCCTGGGCCGGGTGGGAGAGCCCCGGTACGGGCCGCATGCCCGGCGCGCAGTCACGCTGGAGCGGCACGAAG
This region of Oerskovia jenensis genomic DNA includes:
- a CDS encoding RelA/SpoT family protein; translation: MSEETRTGRSTSDSGQSSAARVRSRLVRFGVRGSQGGIPALEPVLQAVRTNHPKSDLSVIERAYVTAEKAHRGQLRKSGDPYITHPVAVATILADLGFDGATLAAALLHDTVEDTEYSLERLTEEYGEEIAMLVDGVTKLDKVKYGDAAQAETVRKMVVAMARDIRVLVIKLADRLHNARTWKFVPSSSAERKARETLEIYAPLAHRLGMNTIKWELEDLSFATLYPKVYEEIVHLVAERAPAREEYLAVVREQVTADLRTAKIKATVTGRPKHYYSIYQKMIVRGHDFAEIYDLVGARVLVDTVRDCYAALGALHARWNPVPGRFKDYIAMPKFNMYQSLHTTVIGPGGKPVEIQIRTHDMHRRAEYGVAAHWKYKEVAKSSGAPDTASTDMQWLRQLVDWQRETADPSEFLDSLRFEIGGAEVYVFTPKGDVIALPAGSTPVDFSYAVHTEVGHRTMGARVNGRLVPLDSKLENGDVVDVLTSKSETAGPSRDWLAFVSSPRARNKIRQWFSKERREEAVEHGKTAIAKAMRKQNLPIQRLLSHESLVGLANEMRYPDVSALYAAIGEGQISAASVVQKLVHAMGGEDGASEDLAEVARPGHTSRRPRTGDPGVVVKGVDDIWVKLAKCCTPVPGDEIIGFITRGQGVSVHRADCANVVGLRNQPERIVEVDWTTGSNALFLVQIQVEALDRSRLLSDVTRVLSDHHVNILSATVSTSNDRVAMSRFVFEMAEPGHLATVLSAVRKIDGVFDVYRITGSKAAEQPPLPA
- a CDS encoding ATP-dependent DNA ligase, whose translation is MDLPVLPPTLPMLAKSVSGVPDPDTVEGGLVFEPKWDGFRAIVYRDGDEVRLDSRSAKPMERYFPDVVAAVLDALPERCVVDGEIVLAQGGRLDFEALQQRIHPAASRVARLAEETPASLVVFDLLALGDDDVTAEPLSRRQERLEGLGLDGPHVHLTPRTTDRAVAQEWFAVFEGAGLDGVVAKPLAAPYQPNKRAMLKVKHERTADVVLAGYRLHKTSTPEEPLVGSLLLGLYDDAGSLQFVGVAASFPRARRAELVSELAPLVLDPDDPDGRDAGEHPWAGWESPGTGRMPGAQSRWSGTKDLSFVPLRIEKVLEVAYDHMEGSRFRHTVQLRRWRTDREPSSCTYDQLEEPVSYRLDELLPGAPGVA